A region of the Microcystis aeruginosa FD4 genome:
TTGCTGTAAATGCTGCCAAATCTCAGCGATAAATTGCTTATCTTCCCCCATGGCCAGGATTTTAGTAGTTTTGTGGGCCACTTTGCGTAAATCTCCCACTGCTTCGGCCATAATACCCGATCGCTGCCGATAGAATTCCGTTTCCGCGTTTAATTGCCGCACATAAAGCACATCGTCCATATAAAAATTAAGGGAGATTTTCTCTTGCCATTGGGGTTGTTCAAGATAATCTAAAAGATCGATCGCTAAGTCGGGGGAAATGGGAGTATGTCGATGGTGAACTTGAGAAACAGGATCTTGAATCCAAGCGCCATTGTAAGCAATTAAGGGTAAAGTGGATTTAAGGCGTTGATGAAAACGTAAAGCCGAGCGGTACATCCTGCCAGTGCCGATAGCGACGGGAATCCCCTTTTTTTGGACGGCCGAGACCGCTTGCACCACAGCCGGATTAACCTGATTGTTATCCCCGGCGATCGTTCCATCCACATCAACAACGATTAAGCGAATATCCACAGTCTTTTCCCATTCAACGGTAACAGTTAATAGTTTGCCACTTCCCCCCTCAAAAAGGGCAAGAATTAAGTAGTCTGTTAAGACTCCCAACCGTTTATCAATCAAGGCGATTCTATCAACGCTTGAGCGGACTTTTCTCTCAATCTTGCTCACAATTCGGAACGGGGCTCTCTTGGATTTGGTGGGTAAAATGTATTCTAAGATACAGTCCTGCTGGCGAGGGAGTGGAAGGAACCACACCAGACACAGAGGACACAAAGATCGATCCTATGTAAGTTAAACTTATCACACAGAACCTAGAAGAGCCGGAACGGGAATTAATCAACCCAATTTTCTAAGAATAAATGCGGAATTTGTCTAAAATGTCGCAGATTTCTAGTTACTAGAGTTGCTTGATCAGCTAAGGCGATACTAGCAATTAACAAATCTGCTCTGCCAATTTTGCGGAATTTAGAAATACCTTGTAAGCGGTCAAATTGATTGGCTGCATCTGGGTCAATTAAAATTACAGGAAGTTGATTTAATAAGGTTTCTGAACGAGAGAAAAGCTCTTGTGCTTTCAATAAATCCCTGCCTGAAAAAGCCTTAAGCAGATAATCTATCCGCCCGCGTAAAATTTCTACCTTGGTGACAATCGTAATGGCGACTTCCTCATCTTGTAAGCTTTCTAAGCGATTGATGATGTTAGTGTTGCCAGCGTGGAGATCAGTTAAAGTATCCGTGTCAAGAAGATACATCATCTTCAGTTTCAGAACGTCCCCTTGCTTGGTAAATAGAGTCTCTTAGGTCAGCAAGAGAACTATCATCACTTAAAGTACCTGCCTGTTGCAGAAAAATAGCTTTACTATTTTGGGAAGAGTTAGAAAGGGACGGGATATTCAAGGCTTTAGCCTCTTGCTCTGACAAAGGCTCACTGATTAATTTTTCTGGTTTTGGAGTAACTGCCATAATTGCCCCTGGTTATTTATTAACATTAGCTTCTCTCTCGATGCGGCTATTTTTCTATGATATGCCGTGACGCGGTTCTAGCTTATCTGAACGGTCATTCCTTAAATAAAGGACATTGGGACAATGAATCGAGTTACAATGTAAACAGTGTAATTAAAAGTTGAAAAAATTTATGTCCCAAGTTGTTAGTACCCGACTCCCCGACCGCACAGCAGAAAGACTGAAACGGTTTGCCCGTCGATTAGGAAAAACCCCTAGTGAAACCAGCGCGATTTTAATCGAGGAATCCCTCCGAGAAAGCGAGTTCCCCTATATTGAATTTCGCCATTCTCCTTTGGGGCGGCAACCCTACCTAAAAAACTCTAGTTTGGCTCTGTGGGAAGTAATTCAAATTGCTCAAAGCTACGCGCTAGATGAAGAAAAAACGGCGGCACATTTTCATCGACCCCTCGAATGGGTACGCTCCGCCCTGCTCTATGCCGAAGCCTATCGGTCAGAAGTGCAAACTGCGATCGCCGATGCTCAAACCCTCAATGAAACGACGATAAAACGACTCTTACCCCAATTGGAAACGATTACGGTTTCTCCTGATTCCCCGCTCACGATCAGGGAATAGCTAAAATGCTATCTTTTTTATTAGATGAACATATTTCTCCGACGGTTGCCGAACAAATTAGTCGCAAACGTCCAGAAATCCTGATTTTTCCCTTAATCACCTGGCAAGAAGGTCGGTATTTGGGTGATTCGGATGAAATCATCTTAAAAGCGGCAACGGTCGCCCAGTTAACTCTAGTAACATACGACCAGAACAGTATTCCCCCGCTTTTGTGCGAATGGGGAGAAGCTCAGAAAAGTCATAGTGGCGTTATTTTTATCGATTATCAGTCCATTCCCCCTAGCAATTTTGGTCTTTTGGTTCGTTCGCTTTTAGCCTTATGGGAGCTGCAAGGCAAGCGGGATTGGACAAACCGACTTGTTTATTTGAAGCCAAAAATTTGATTCGTTTGGGCACAATGGGGGTTAAACAATAGTTAACCATCAGGCTTCGGTTGAACAATCTTCGCCGTCACCGTCCCCACCGCATACTGGTCTTTCAAGAGAGCGATCGCCGCTGCTTCCCCAACTTCAGTCGTCAACTTACTCGTAATAATCTGCTCGTTAGTGTTATAGAATGCATTGGGTATTTTACACTTACGTTTGGGTTTGCCATTATGTTTAGAACCATTTTTGATGGTATGGCAAGAACCACATTTAGGACAACGAAATATTGAAGCTGGTGAATCTTTTGTTAGAAGATTATGTTCTAAATCTTCATCGCAATCCAACCAAAATTTAATAATCCAAGAGAAGATTTTGATAAAAACAGCAATCATAAAAAGCAAATTCTTGACATTGATCAGGTAATTATTTTTATTAGTCAATATTCTACACAACTCAGGCTAGATAAGCAAGAGAGCTACGCCACTACTATCGGATCACTACCGCCAATTGAAGAAATTAAAACCCGATGGCTCTGGATGGGTAAGATAGGGATAGAGAATGCCCCGACGGGCATAACTATCGAGATAGTCGATCGTAGTGGCTAGTTTAATCTTAGCCAGATCGAGACAGAGCTTAATTCTTGCAGCTAGGGGCATTTTAGCGGGTAATTCCGCCGCCGATTCGGGACGATGGATAATCCGGACGTCCACCGCACCGATCGCCGCCCCTGTACCTAGAATGATGAGCGTGCGTCGCTGCAAATTCCCGACTCCTAAGCTGGATAGATGCGAATCCGGCGATTCGGTTCCTCTCCGAAGCTATCGGATTGGAGACGGTAATGTTCCACTAATTCGTGCTGCATTTTTCGCACTTTCGCCGATCGCGGCAGCAACTCCACCGGTTGGCCGGTAGGAATAACGATTTGTTCCACCGCTAACCGGGCCTCCTCTAAAGCTTCGATCTCGTCATCGCTACCGCCGCGGGCAAATAAACGCAGATCCGCACCTTCCTGATTCATCGGGTCATCAATGCCCAAAATCCGCTTTAAACCGCGAGAAATTTGCGGTAGGGTATTGGATTTGATGCCGTGGATAGGAATTTGTCGTACTTTGGCAATTTGCCGCAATTTTGACTGATTTTTAACGTGGGAACGCAGGGCCAGCACCGCGTCGGCCCCCTGTAAATCTTTGGTCAAAACGATCGGCAAATCTAGGGCCTGTACTACCTGTTCGATCGGGGCGCGACTGACTCCGTAGGGATAGACATAAACCGGCCAATCTTCGCCATTAGGACCGGGGACGCGGACTTTTTCCGTTTCCGGTTCTTCCTGCAGCCAAGATTGTTCGAGGAGGCGATCGAAATCGTTTTCCCGGTTGAGGGGGCCCGCACCGAAACGGGCCACGGGAGTCATCCGGCCATCGGCGCGCCATCCCTTGGGTTTATCCATTTCCGGCAGATAATTGCGACGCAAAGGGGTCAAGTTTTCCGGTTTTGGTTCTTCCTGAGTGACTTGTACTTTTCCCTGCTCATCTACCCAACGGATTTGGGCAATTGCTTCCCGTCCCCGCAGCAGTTGGTCGATAGTGGTGGATACGTCTTCGTGGATGACCCAGCGCTGACGTTCCAACATTTCGATGGCAATGTCAAAGGTGGGCGGTGCTTTGCGTTCTAAAACGGTTTTCTGAGAACCCCGGCGGCGCGCTTCTTCGTCTCCAAGAGTTACTGCCTGAATTCCCCCGACTAAATCCGATAAAGTCGGGTTTTTAATTAAATTTTCTAATTGATTGCCGTGGGCGGTTCCCACTAACTGCACCCCGCGTTCGGCGATCGTGCGAGCGGCCAGAGCTTCTAATTCCGTACCGATCTCATCAATCACGATCACCTCTGGCATATGGTTTTCCACTGCTTCGATCATCACCTGATGCTGCAATTCCGGACGGGCCACCTGCATCCGACGAGCGCGACCGATGGCCGGATGGGGAATATCTCCATCCCCGGCGATTTCGTTGGAGGTGTCGATAATCACTACCCGTTTATTGAGATCGTCGGCTAAAACTCGGGCTATTTCCCGCAGGGCCGTGGTTTTCCCTACCCCCGGACGACCGAGCAGCAGCAGGGATTTACCCGTTTCCACCAGGTCGTTAATCAGGGTGATCGTACCGAAAACAGCCCGACCGATACGACAGGTTAAACCGATAATTTCCCCGTCTCGATTGCGAATGGCACTGATGCGGTGCAGGGTGCGTTCAATCCCGGCGCGATTATCGCCGCTAAAACTGCCCACCCGGGCGATCGAATACTGGATTTCTTCTTTTGAGATCGGTTCGTCCCCCAGATCGATCGCCCCATCGGGAAAACGCGCTTCTGGTATACGTCCCAAATCCATAACCACTTCGATCAGTTGATGCTGCCGCGGCTGTTCCTCGATTTTGCTGCGAATCCGTGCGGGTAGAATTGCCAAGAGTTTGTTTAAATCGTCGGTCACTGGCATCCGAGAGGAGGGTAGGGTTTCTGGCATTAATAATAAAAGGTTTTGGCGATTATTGGCTGTTTTTATTTCCAAGATTTTCTTGGGGTCTAACACATTTAGGGGTTAGTTGTCAATTAAAAAAATATTATAGTTTTTTGACCAAGGCTAGGCTTTTAATTGAGCCAAGAGAACAGAAGCGGCTTTAACGGCTTCTTGGTAGGCTTGGGGGTCATTTTCAAGGTTAGGCTGGTCTAAATGCTCTAAAATTGGCAAAATCAATGAACGGGCGTAACTTCCATAGGCAATACCAGCGATTTTTTCTCTCAGTCCCAGTTGCTGTAATTTGCTCACGGTATGGTCATTGGTTCCCCCGGCTAACTGCACAAATCCAGCTAGATTGTCGGAGAGGACTTTTTTGGCCATGTTAATGGCTGGGTGGGTGGTTCCTTTGCCGATATCGCCGCTCATCGGCCGGCCGTCAGTCTGCCAAATCAGAGGACAGCTTAGGGGTGAAATAGTTTCTCGCAGATAGTGGAGGTAATCAATGATCTGCTGATCATCCTGGCAACTTATGGCGAGG
Encoded here:
- a CDS encoding Cof-type HAD-IIB family hydrolase; the protein is MDIRLIVVDVDGTIAGDNNQVNPAVVQAVSAVQKKGIPVAIGTGRMYRSALRFHQRLKSTLPLIAYNGAWIQDPVSQVHHRHTPISPDLAIDLLDYLEQPQWQEKISLNFYMDDVLYVRQLNAETEFYRQRSGIMAEAVGDLRKVAHKTTKILAMGEDKQFIAEIWQHLQQRYQNQDLYFTQSSPTFFEVTHVEATKGSAAQFLAEDILGLQPQNVMAIGDNFNDVSMLTYAGLGVAMGNAPQAVKDQADWVAPSVNLNGVAAALEKFVLI
- a CDS encoding type II toxin-antitoxin system VapC family toxin; the protein is MMYLLDTDTLTDLHAGNTNIINRLESLQDEEVAITIVTKVEILRGRIDYLLKAFSGRDLLKAQELFSRSETLLNQLPVILIDPDAANQFDRLQGISKFRKIGRADLLIASIALADQATLVTRNLRHFRQIPHLFLENWVD
- a CDS encoding transcriptional regulator, coding for MSQVVSTRLPDRTAERLKRFARRLGKTPSETSAILIEESLRESEFPYIEFRHSPLGRQPYLKNSSLALWEVIQIAQSYALDEEKTAAHFHRPLEWVRSALLYAEAYRSEVQTAIADAQTLNETTIKRLLPQLETITVSPDSPLTIRE
- a CDS encoding DUF5615 family PIN-like protein; its protein translation is MLSFLLDEHISPTVAEQISRKRPEILIFPLITWQEGRYLGDSDEIILKAATVAQLTLVTYDQNSIPPLLCEWGEAQKSHSGVIFIDYQSIPPSNFGLLVRSLLALWELQGKRDWTNRLVYLKPKI
- a CDS encoding R3H domain-containing nucleic acid-binding protein, with translation MLDPKKILEIKTANNRQNLLLLMPETLPSSRMPVTDDLNKLLAILPARIRSKIEEQPRQHQLIEVVMDLGRIPEARFPDGAIDLGDEPISKEEIQYSIARVGSFSGDNRAGIERTLHRISAIRNRDGEIIGLTCRIGRAVFGTITLINDLVETGKSLLLLGRPGVGKTTALREIARVLADDLNKRVVIIDTSNEIAGDGDIPHPAIGRARRMQVARPELQHQVMIEAVENHMPEVIVIDEIGTELEALAARTIAERGVQLVGTAHGNQLENLIKNPTLSDLVGGIQAVTLGDEEARRRGSQKTVLERKAPPTFDIAIEMLERQRWVIHEDVSTTIDQLLRGREAIAQIRWVDEQGKVQVTQEEPKPENLTPLRRNYLPEMDKPKGWRADGRMTPVARFGAGPLNRENDFDRLLEQSWLQEEPETEKVRVPGPNGEDWPVYVYPYGVSRAPIEQVVQALDLPIVLTKDLQGADAVLALRSHVKNQSKLRQIAKVRQIPIHGIKSNTLPQISRGLKRILGIDDPMNQEGADLRLFARGGSDDEIEALEEARLAVEQIVIPTGQPVELLPRSAKVRKMQHELVEHYRLQSDSFGEEPNRRIRIYPA